Proteins co-encoded in one Kutzneria chonburiensis genomic window:
- a CDS encoding DEAD/DEAH box helicase produces MSSARSGSEPAASGFDLLHRDVQRWVWQRGWSDLHDVQDRAVQPILGRERDVLIGAATAAGKTEAAFLPICSDLVSAGSAGAGVQVLYLSPLKALINDQFRRVDDLCEGLGIPTHRWHGDVAQSKKTALVKDPGGILLTTPESLEAMFVRRGPQLRTLFAGLRYVVVDELHSFLGVERGTQLISLLHRLETALRDRVPRIGLSATLGDMSIAAEQLRPGGGTQVTVIDSPSGGQDVRLQIRAFVDRPPPRENPAASDPDMTSGPAVDQVAAHLFRVLRGSTNLAFANSRNMVEALASRLADLSQQTHVSNEFHPHHGSLAKELREDVEASLRDPSRPSTAVCTSTLEMGIDIGDIAQVAQIGAPPSVAALRQRIGRSGRRGTPAVLRGYVTTSEPDAHSTVLDRLHPHVVQLVADVELLREHWCEPPRPARQDLSTLVQQLLSLIVQHGGARPEEAYRVLCGRGGPFTSVSQRHFGMLLRDLATHEVLTQSDDRTLLAGPKGDLEVNHYSFYAAFHTAEEYRLVHGDATLGTLPVDQALHEEQLIIFAGRRWRVVAVHDEDKIIQLMPAPGGKASIFGLSSGRVHATVRARMRSILAGGGSFPYLDSVARQILEQGRRAFAELRLDERGFVREGRDVLVLPWTGDLELDTLAQLLILQDLDVAATNVALVVSGADVDEVRAAVKTVSETPPPAEIELARTVLNKMSAKYDKWLGDELLAVQYASMNLDCPAAVQVAKALAAVEQLRT; encoded by the coding sequence ATGAGCTCAGCTCGCTCCGGATCTGAGCCGGCGGCGTCCGGGTTCGACCTGCTGCACCGGGATGTCCAGCGGTGGGTGTGGCAACGTGGCTGGTCCGACCTGCACGACGTGCAGGATCGCGCCGTTCAGCCGATTCTGGGCCGGGAACGGGACGTCCTCATCGGCGCCGCCACCGCCGCCGGCAAGACCGAGGCTGCGTTCCTGCCGATCTGCTCCGACCTGGTGTCGGCCGGGTCGGCGGGCGCCGGTGTGCAGGTGCTCTACCTCAGCCCGCTCAAGGCCTTGATCAACGATCAGTTCCGGCGCGTCGACGACCTGTGTGAGGGCCTTGGCATCCCGACCCACCGCTGGCACGGCGACGTCGCGCAGTCGAAGAAGACCGCGCTGGTCAAGGATCCAGGCGGCATCCTGCTCACCACCCCCGAGTCGCTGGAGGCGATGTTCGTCCGTCGCGGCCCGCAGCTCAGAACGCTGTTCGCCGGCCTGCGCTACGTCGTCGTGGACGAGCTGCACTCCTTCCTGGGCGTTGAACGGGGCACCCAGCTGATCTCGCTGCTGCACCGCCTGGAGACCGCGCTCCGTGACCGCGTGCCGCGAATCGGCCTTTCGGCGACGCTGGGCGACATGTCGATCGCCGCCGAGCAGCTTCGGCCTGGCGGGGGCACGCAGGTGACTGTGATCGATTCGCCATCGGGCGGGCAGGACGTCCGTCTTCAGATCCGGGCGTTCGTGGACCGACCGCCACCACGGGAGAATCCGGCCGCCTCGGATCCGGACATGACGAGCGGGCCGGCGGTGGACCAGGTGGCAGCGCACCTGTTTCGCGTATTGCGGGGTTCCACGAACCTGGCGTTCGCCAACTCACGAAACATGGTCGAGGCGCTCGCCAGCAGGCTCGCCGACCTGTCGCAGCAGACGCACGTGAGCAACGAGTTCCATCCGCACCACGGCAGCCTGGCCAAAGAGCTGCGCGAGGACGTGGAGGCAAGCCTGCGGGACCCGAGTCGCCCCAGCACCGCCGTGTGCACCAGCACGTTGGAGATGGGGATCGACATCGGTGACATCGCACAGGTGGCTCAGATCGGTGCACCACCGTCCGTTGCCGCATTGCGCCAGCGGATCGGCCGTTCCGGCCGCCGTGGAACGCCGGCAGTGCTGCGTGGCTACGTGACCACCTCGGAGCCGGACGCGCACAGCACTGTGCTCGACCGCCTGCACCCGCACGTCGTTCAGCTGGTTGCCGACGTCGAACTGTTGCGGGAGCACTGGTGTGAACCTCCGCGACCGGCTCGCCAGGATCTGTCCACATTGGTGCAACAGCTGCTCTCGCTGATCGTCCAGCACGGCGGAGCGCGGCCGGAGGAGGCGTACCGGGTGTTGTGCGGCCGTGGTGGGCCGTTCACCTCGGTGAGCCAGCGGCATTTCGGGATGTTGCTCCGCGATCTGGCGACGCACGAGGTGCTGACGCAGTCCGACGACCGCACTCTGCTCGCCGGCCCCAAGGGCGACCTCGAGGTGAATCACTACAGCTTCTACGCCGCGTTTCACACCGCCGAGGAGTATCGCCTGGTCCATGGCGACGCCACGCTCGGCACGCTGCCGGTCGACCAAGCCCTCCACGAAGAGCAACTGATCATCTTCGCCGGCCGGCGCTGGCGTGTGGTGGCCGTCCATGACGAGGACAAGATCATCCAGCTGATGCCGGCGCCTGGCGGCAAAGCGTCGATCTTCGGGCTGTCATCTGGCCGGGTGCACGCGACTGTACGGGCCCGGATGCGGTCGATCCTCGCCGGTGGTGGCTCCTTTCCGTATCTGGACAGCGTGGCACGGCAGATCCTCGAGCAGGGTCGGCGTGCGTTTGCCGAACTCCGCCTCGACGAACGCGGGTTCGTCCGCGAGGGGCGGGACGTGCTCGTGCTGCCCTGGACCGGCGATCTCGAACTGGACACACTGGCCCAATTGCTGATCTTGCAAGACCTGGATGTCGCAGCGACGAACGTGGCTCTGGTCGTCTCGGGCGCCGATGTCGACGAGGTGCGGGCCGCTGTCAAGACCGTCTCTGAGACGCCGCCGCCCGCCGAGATCGAGCTCGCCAGGACCGTGCTGAACAAGATGTCCGCCAAATACGACAAATGGCTCGGCGACGAGCTGTTGGCCGTGCAGTACGCGAGCATGAATCTTGATTGCCCGGCCGCCGTGCAGGTCGCCAAGGCCCTCGCCGCCGTGGAGCAGCTCAGAACGTGA
- a CDS encoding NADP-dependent oxidoreductase: MRVIEVPRFGGPEVLTLVDRPEPVVAENEVLVRVRASTVNPVDRAVRAGRIPNLAAPVVLGWDFAGTVDGRPVVGMVPWFVARRGTNAELVAVRPEWFVPLPEGVDPVAAATVPLSGQTAKQALDLLGVQPGQSLLITGAGGAVGGFAVQLASAAGVHVTAMASDAEYVSSLGAKSVIGRGEVDGQFDAVLDAGIAGPGLITAVRAGGVFVAVNAAAKPTPDRDIRVDQVQVKPDRDTLDTLIAAYAAGRLQSRLADAVPASDAVEAHRRADAGVRGKLVLTF, from the coding sequence ATGCGAGTTATCGAGGTGCCGCGGTTCGGCGGTCCCGAGGTCCTGACCCTGGTCGACCGGCCGGAGCCGGTCGTGGCCGAGAACGAGGTCCTGGTCAGGGTGCGGGCCAGCACCGTCAACCCGGTCGACCGGGCCGTCCGGGCCGGGCGCATCCCCAACCTGGCCGCGCCGGTGGTGCTGGGCTGGGACTTCGCCGGCACCGTCGACGGCCGTCCGGTCGTTGGCATGGTTCCGTGGTTCGTGGCGCGACGCGGTACCAATGCGGAGTTGGTGGCGGTCCGGCCCGAGTGGTTCGTGCCGCTGCCCGAGGGCGTCGACCCCGTCGCCGCCGCCACCGTGCCGCTGTCAGGGCAGACCGCGAAGCAGGCCCTCGACCTGCTCGGCGTGCAGCCCGGGCAGTCGCTGTTGATCACCGGTGCCGGCGGGGCCGTCGGCGGCTTCGCCGTGCAGCTCGCCTCCGCCGCCGGCGTGCACGTCACCGCCATGGCCTCCGACGCCGAGTACGTCTCTTCCCTCGGCGCCAAGTCCGTCATCGGCCGCGGCGAGGTCGACGGCCAGTTCGACGCCGTACTCGACGCCGGCATCGCCGGTCCCGGGCTGATCACCGCCGTCCGTGCCGGCGGCGTCTTCGTCGCCGTCAACGCCGCCGCCAAGCCCACGCCCGACCGTGACATCCGCGTCGACCAGGTCCAGGTCAAGCCCGACCGCGACACCCTCGACACCCTCATCGCCGCCTACGCCGCCGGCCGGCTCCAGTCCCGCCTCGCCGACGCCGTCCCCGCCTCGGATGCCGTCGAGGCCCACCGCCGCGCCGACGCCGGCGTCCGCGGCAAACTCGTCCTCACGTTCTGA
- a CDS encoding winged helix-turn-helix transcriptional regulator, producing MARTAEQRRSEEKVVYNAFMATCPTRQVLATIAEKWAALVVSALADGPRRHGELMQTIRGASQKMLTQTLRKLERDGLLTRTVTPTVPVRVDYELTDLGRTLVPVLLAVKTWSETHIEAVMAARDAFEAQR from the coding sequence ATGGCGCGGACGGCTGAGCAGCGGCGATCCGAGGAGAAGGTGGTCTACAACGCCTTCATGGCCACGTGTCCGACGCGCCAGGTGCTGGCCACCATCGCCGAGAAGTGGGCCGCGCTGGTCGTGTCCGCCCTCGCCGACGGCCCGCGCCGGCACGGCGAGCTGATGCAGACCATCCGCGGCGCCAGCCAGAAGATGCTCACCCAGACCCTGCGCAAACTCGAGCGCGACGGCCTGCTCACCCGCACCGTCACCCCCACCGTCCCGGTGCGCGTCGACTACGAGCTCACCGACCTCGGCCGCACCCTCGTGCCGGTGCTACTCGCCGTCAAAACCTGGTCGGAGACGCACATCGAGGCAGTCATGGCCGCCCGCGACGCCTTCGAAGCGCAGCGCTAG
- a CDS encoding TetR/AcrR family transcriptional regulator has translation MGHREDLLAGAKRCLVEKGYARTTARDIVAASGANLASIGYHYGSKEALLNQALIQSARVWGDQLAKTLAEAEVDHLGPRERYAAIWGRVVELFGADQPLLTAQFEVLAQVEHAEDVRQVLTADNADAQPGLGLLFNNVDPEADERRAALLGAFNQALLTGIMAQWLIDPATALNGDDIVEALGIIARSFSREGSPA, from the coding sequence ATGGGACATCGGGAAGACCTGCTCGCCGGCGCCAAGCGCTGCCTCGTCGAAAAGGGATACGCCAGGACGACCGCGCGGGACATCGTGGCCGCCTCCGGCGCCAATCTGGCGTCCATCGGCTACCACTACGGGTCCAAGGAGGCCCTGCTGAACCAGGCCCTGATCCAGTCGGCTCGGGTGTGGGGCGACCAGCTGGCGAAGACGCTGGCCGAGGCCGAGGTCGACCACCTGGGCCCGCGCGAGCGGTACGCGGCGATCTGGGGACGCGTCGTCGAGCTGTTCGGTGCCGACCAACCGCTGTTGACCGCGCAGTTCGAGGTGCTGGCGCAGGTCGAGCACGCCGAGGACGTCCGCCAGGTGCTGACCGCCGACAATGCCGATGCCCAGCCCGGTCTCGGCCTGCTCTTCAACAACGTCGACCCCGAGGCGGACGAGCGGCGGGCGGCGCTGCTCGGCGCGTTCAACCAGGCGCTGCTGACCGGGATCATGGCCCAGTGGCTGATCGACCCCGCCACCGCGTTGAACGGTGACGACATCGTCGAGGCACTGGGCATCATCGCGCGCAGCTTCTCCCGCGAGGGCTCTCCCGCCTAG
- a CDS encoding LuxR C-terminal-related transcriptional regulator, whose protein sequence is MSNVAAAGAVLTLPARRAVTDAVSVVVASGEPVVRLGLRVLCGDFDVVGEASCARDAVREVLLHRPDVLVLDLADSDAVLTELRRSARHVAVLALTSSDDDDSLRAALRSGVRGYLHKDAGRDEIVRAIAGVAAGEMIFGRAAADRLLGLVGRPLSVATTPFPGLTGREREVLNLVAAGLSNQLIARQLRLSPKTVSNHLSAIFAKLRTGSRAEAIVLAREAGLGTMQA, encoded by the coding sequence ATGAGCAACGTGGCGGCCGCGGGGGCCGTCCTCACGCTGCCGGCGCGGCGGGCGGTCACCGATGCGGTGTCGGTCGTCGTGGCCAGCGGCGAACCGGTGGTGAGACTCGGCCTACGGGTGCTGTGCGGGGACTTCGACGTGGTCGGCGAGGCCTCGTGCGCGCGCGACGCCGTGCGGGAGGTGCTGCTGCACCGGCCGGACGTGCTGGTGCTCGACCTGGCCGACAGCGACGCCGTGCTGACCGAGCTGCGGCGGTCGGCGCGGCACGTGGCCGTGCTGGCGCTGACGTCGTCGGACGACGACGACTCGCTGCGGGCGGCGCTGCGCTCCGGGGTGCGCGGCTACCTGCACAAGGACGCGGGACGCGACGAGATCGTGCGGGCGATCGCGGGCGTCGCGGCCGGCGAGATGATCTTCGGACGGGCGGCCGCCGACCGGCTGCTCGGGCTGGTCGGGCGGCCGCTGAGCGTGGCGACGACGCCGTTCCCGGGGCTGACCGGGCGCGAGCGGGAAGTGCTCAACCTGGTCGCGGCGGGGCTGTCCAACCAGCTGATCGCGCGGCAACTGCGGCTGTCGCCGAAGACCGTCAGCAACCACCTGTCGGCGATCTTCGCCAAGCTGCGGACCGGGTCGCGGGCCGAGGCGATCGTGCTGGCCCGCGAGGCCGGGCTGGGCACAATGCAGGCGTGA
- a CDS encoding DUF6986 family protein: MDVDKLVSELDSQLSDVDALRDKLFPGSTGVRQPVHTVYVPADQVGPDLVGTWGGRALAALDTFAPNAGALTDATGFDAVGVYDRLRDKLSREPIEDLRIDFEDGYGFPDDATEDRHVLAAAEVLRAAQSPFCGVRIKGFEPAGRRRGVRTLALLLEALNPLPPNFVVTLPKVTSVEQVESMVWLCTQLERFPGELRFELQIETTQAVLGPDGAATVARMIHASEGRCTSLHYGTYDYSAACGVTAAHQSMAHPVADYAKNVMLLAAAGTGVTVSDGSTNILPVGDSDAVHAGWRLHTRLVTRSLEHALYQGWDLHPHQLPTRYLATFSFYRNAFPQAAARLKAYLSKTSGTFLDEPATAQAMSAALVRGLDCGALDPAEVEKAVGAPRSVLDSFARRRVG, translated from the coding sequence ATGGACGTCGACAAGCTGGTGTCCGAACTGGACAGCCAACTGTCCGATGTGGATGCCCTGCGGGACAAGCTGTTCCCGGGTTCGACCGGCGTCCGCCAGCCCGTGCACACCGTGTACGTGCCGGCGGACCAGGTCGGGCCCGACCTGGTCGGCACGTGGGGCGGCCGGGCCCTGGCCGCCCTCGACACCTTCGCCCCCAACGCCGGCGCGCTGACCGATGCCACCGGCTTCGACGCCGTCGGTGTCTACGATCGGTTGCGGGACAAGCTTTCCCGTGAGCCGATCGAGGATCTGCGCATCGATTTCGAGGACGGCTACGGCTTTCCCGACGATGCCACCGAGGACCGGCACGTGCTCGCCGCGGCCGAAGTCCTTCGCGCTGCTCAGTCTCCGTTCTGTGGCGTCCGCATCAAGGGCTTCGAGCCTGCCGGCCGTCGTCGCGGCGTTCGGACCCTCGCACTGTTGCTCGAGGCGCTGAATCCCTTGCCGCCCAACTTCGTCGTCACCCTGCCCAAGGTCACGTCCGTCGAGCAGGTCGAGTCCATGGTGTGGCTCTGCACGCAGCTGGAGCGGTTTCCCGGGGAGCTCCGCTTCGAGCTCCAGATCGAGACCACCCAGGCCGTGCTCGGTCCCGACGGCGCCGCCACCGTCGCGCGCATGATCCACGCCTCCGAGGGCCGCTGCACGTCGTTGCACTACGGCACCTACGACTACAGCGCCGCCTGCGGTGTCACGGCCGCGCACCAGTCCATGGCCCATCCCGTCGCCGACTACGCCAAGAACGTCATGCTGTTGGCCGCCGCCGGCACCGGCGTCACCGTTTCCGACGGCTCCACCAACATCTTGCCCGTCGGCGACTCCGACGCCGTCCACGCCGGTTGGCGCTTGCACACCCGTCTCGTCACTCGGTCCCTTGAGCATGCCCTCTACCAGGGCTGGGACCTGCACCCGCATCAGCTCCCCACCCGTTACCTGGCCACCTTCTCCTTCTACCGCAACGCTTTCCCTCAGGCCGCCGCCCGGCTCAAGGCGTACCTGTCCAAGACCTCCGGCACGTTCCTCGACGAGCCCGCCACCGCCCAGGCCATGAGCGCCGCCCTCGTCCGCGGCCTCGACTGCGGCGCGTTGGACCCGGCCGAGGTCGAGAAGGCCGTTGGCGCGCCCCGGTCCGTCCTCGACAGCTTCGCCCGGCGGCGGGTCGGCTGA
- the aceB gene encoding malate synthase A produces MPEILTPEAVDFITDLNRTFAPRRDELIAARAAKRSDVAMGRKLDFLPETAHIRDAQWQVAEAPPALRDRRVEITGPTERKMAINALNSGAKVWLADLEDANTPHWHNVVSGQENLYDAVRGTIVHTSPEGKHYALRSDVRPATIVMRPRGWHLDERHIDVDGRPAVGALVDFGLYFFHNVRELLARGSGPYFYLPKMESHLEARLWNDVFTYAQEKLTIPHGTIRATVLIETVPAAFEMEEILYELRDHASGLNAGRWDYLFSLIKTFRDAGEEFVLPDRNTVTMTAPFMRAYTELLVRTCHKRGAFAMGGMAAFIPNRRDPEVTAAALEKVRADKTREANDGFDGSWVAHPGLVSVCQEVFDEVLGSRPNQLDKLRPEVKVTADQLLDVKSTPGEATFAGVRSAVDVGVRYIQSWLSGNGAAAIHNLMEDAATAEISRSQLWQWVHNGTVLSEGQVVTADLVRQVLAEVKGSLSGDHLEEAAELFEQVALDDDFVDFLTLPAYAKID; encoded by the coding sequence GTGCCTGAGATCCTGACCCCGGAGGCGGTGGATTTCATCACCGACCTCAACCGGACGTTCGCCCCGCGCCGCGACGAGCTCATCGCCGCCCGTGCTGCCAAGCGGTCTGATGTGGCTATGGGCCGGAAGCTCGACTTCCTGCCCGAGACCGCGCACATCCGTGACGCGCAGTGGCAGGTGGCGGAGGCGCCGCCGGCGCTGCGGGACCGGCGGGTGGAGATCACCGGGCCGACCGAGCGCAAGATGGCGATCAACGCGCTGAACTCCGGGGCCAAGGTGTGGCTGGCCGACCTCGAGGACGCCAACACCCCGCACTGGCACAACGTCGTCTCCGGCCAGGAGAACCTGTACGACGCGGTGCGCGGCACGATCGTGCACACCTCGCCCGAGGGCAAGCACTACGCGCTGCGCTCCGACGTCCGCCCGGCGACCATCGTGATGCGCCCCCGGGGCTGGCACCTCGACGAGCGGCACATCGACGTGGACGGCCGGCCCGCGGTCGGCGCGCTGGTCGACTTCGGGCTGTACTTCTTCCACAACGTCCGCGAGCTGCTGGCCCGCGGCAGCGGCCCGTACTTCTACCTGCCGAAGATGGAGAGCCACCTCGAGGCCCGGCTCTGGAACGACGTCTTCACCTACGCGCAGGAGAAGCTGACCATCCCGCACGGCACCATCCGCGCCACCGTGCTGATCGAGACCGTGCCGGCGGCGTTCGAGATGGAGGAGATCCTCTACGAGCTGCGCGACCACGCCTCCGGGCTGAACGCCGGCCGCTGGGACTACCTGTTCAGCCTGATCAAGACCTTCCGTGACGCCGGCGAGGAGTTCGTGCTGCCGGACCGCAACACCGTCACCATGACCGCCCCGTTCATGCGTGCCTACACCGAGCTTCTTGTTCGCACGTGCCACAAGCGCGGCGCTTTCGCCATGGGCGGCATGGCCGCGTTCATCCCCAACCGTCGTGACCCCGAGGTCACCGCGGCCGCGCTGGAGAAGGTCCGCGCCGACAAGACGCGCGAGGCCAACGACGGCTTCGACGGTTCGTGGGTGGCGCACCCGGGCCTGGTTTCCGTGTGCCAGGAGGTGTTCGACGAGGTGTTGGGCAGCAGGCCCAACCAGTTGGACAAGCTGCGGCCCGAGGTCAAGGTCACCGCCGACCAGCTGCTGGACGTCAAGTCCACGCCCGGCGAGGCCACCTTCGCCGGCGTTCGGTCCGCTGTGGACGTTGGCGTGCGGTACATCCAGTCCTGGCTTTCCGGCAACGGCGCGGCCGCCATCCACAACCTGATGGAGGACGCCGCCACCGCCGAGATCTCGCGTTCCCAGCTGTGGCAGTGGGTGCACAACGGCACCGTGCTGTCCGAGGGGCAGGTCGTCACCGCCGACCTGGTCCGCCAGGTGCTGGCCGAGGTCAAGGGTTCGCTGTCCGGCGACCACCTGGAGGAGGCGGCGGAGCTGTTCGAGCAGGTCGCCCTGGACGACGACTTCGTGGACTTCCTGACGCTGCCGGCCTACGCCAAGATCGACTGA
- a CDS encoding IclR family transcriptional regulator: MTNNGGVQSVERTFELLELMAEAGGEVALSQLAASSGLPLPTIHRIMRTLVGGGYVRQQPSRRYALGPRLIRLGETASRTLGAWARPYLAELTEVTGETSNMAVLDGDQVVYVAQAPSRHSMRMFTEVGRRVDVHCTAVGKAILAQLPDETIEQVLARATMKPQTERSITTVDAMRTELTVIREQGYAVDDGEQEIGVRCLAVAVPGSPSNAAISISGPETRMGLIAVDEVVPLLTKAAKVLSREMDAVKG, encoded by the coding sequence ATGACGAACAACGGTGGGGTGCAGTCGGTCGAGCGCACCTTCGAGCTGCTGGAGCTGATGGCCGAGGCCGGCGGCGAGGTCGCGCTCAGCCAGCTCGCGGCCAGCTCGGGGCTGCCGCTGCCGACGATCCACCGGATCATGCGCACCCTGGTCGGCGGCGGCTACGTGCGGCAGCAGCCGTCCCGCCGCTACGCCCTCGGCCCGCGGCTCATCCGGCTGGGCGAGACCGCCAGCCGCACCCTCGGCGCGTGGGCCCGGCCCTATCTGGCCGAGCTGACCGAGGTCACCGGTGAGACCTCCAACATGGCCGTGCTGGACGGCGACCAGGTGGTCTATGTGGCGCAGGCGCCGTCGCGGCACTCCATGCGCATGTTCACCGAGGTCGGGCGGCGGGTCGACGTGCACTGCACCGCCGTGGGCAAGGCCATTCTGGCCCAGCTGCCGGACGAGACCATCGAGCAGGTGCTGGCGCGGGCGACCATGAAGCCGCAGACCGAGCGGTCGATCACCACCGTGGACGCCATGCGCACCGAGCTGACCGTCATCCGCGAGCAGGGCTACGCCGTAGACGACGGCGAGCAGGAGATCGGCGTGCGCTGCCTGGCCGTGGCCGTGCCCGGCTCACCGTCCAACGCGGCGATCTCCATCAGCGGGCCGGAAACGCGGATGGGCCTGATCGCCGTGGACGAGGTGGTGCCGCTGCTGACCAAGGCGGCCAAGGTGCTGTCCCGGGAAATGGACGCTGTCAAGG